The Streptomyces laurentii genome contains a region encoding:
- a CDS encoding M23 peptidase domain-containing protein (M23 peptidase domain-containing protein [Streptomyces griseoflavus Tu4000];~Peptidase family M23; pfam01551;~identified by MetaGeneAnnotator; putative), with protein sequence MRSRSTRTATRTARTTRPTRTTALGGLLALIAGLLTVLAATPAQAAPLFKAPFPCGQTWTYSHHSAEVRLALDFIRTDGGSTAGTPVLASASGTAYRYSQPSGAGNYIVVDHGGGWQTYYFHLSAYSVANGAAVSQGQQIGVTGSTGNSSGAHIHYEQLYNGAGQNIVINGASLAPYPGSYGSKSLTSDNGCSGGGGGTYWADTFANATGYAQANTNDAQGVLNAGTNYVYCKVWGEEVRVGTSFNHWWLKTDLDTVYAGKNGRGAYVSAYYLSRWGNDEARDNSGAVIRDC encoded by the coding sequence ATGCGTTCCAGATCCACTCGCACCGCCACGCGTACCGCGCGTACCACCCGTCCCACCCGCACCACCGCCCTCGGTGGTCTGCTCGCCCTGATCGCCGGGCTGCTCACCGTCCTCGCCGCCACCCCCGCGCAGGCCGCGCCGCTGTTCAAGGCGCCCTTCCCGTGCGGCCAGACCTGGACGTACAGCCACCACTCGGCCGAGGTCCGGCTGGCGCTCGACTTCATCCGGACGGACGGCGGGAGCACCGCCGGCACCCCGGTGCTGGCCTCCGCCTCCGGAACCGCGTACCGCTACTCGCAGCCCAGCGGGGCCGGGAACTACATCGTCGTCGACCACGGTGGCGGCTGGCAGACGTACTACTTCCACCTCAGCGCGTACTCCGTCGCCAACGGCGCCGCCGTGAGCCAGGGCCAGCAGATCGGCGTCACCGGTTCGACCGGCAACAGCTCCGGGGCCCACATCCACTACGAGCAGCTCTACAACGGTGCCGGCCAGAACATCGTGATCAACGGCGCCTCGCTCGCCCCGTACCCCGGCTCGTACGGTTCGAAGTCGCTGACCAGCGACAACGGCTGCTCGGGCGGGGGTGGCGGCACATACTGGGCGGACACCTTCGCCAATGCCACGGGCTACGCCCAGGCCAACACCAACGACGCCCAGGGCGTGCTGAACGCCGGCACGAACTACGTCTACTGCAAGGTCTGGGGCGAGGAGGTCCGCGTCGGCACGAGCTTCAACCACTGGTGGCTCAAGACCGACCTGGACACCGTCTACGCGGGCAAGAACGGGCGCGGCGCGTACGTCTCCGCGTACTACCTGTCCCGCTGGGGCAACGACGAGGCCCGGGACAACAGTGGAGCGGTCATCCGGGACTGCTGA
- a CDS encoding dnaJ-like domain-containing protein (DnaJ-like domain-containing protein [Streptomyces sp. SirexAA- E];~Domain of unknown function (DUF1992); pfam09350;~PFAM: DnaJ homologue, subfamily C, member 28, conserved domain; KEGG: sgr:SGR_6751 hypothetical protein;~identified by MetaGeneAnnotator; putative), whose translation MTDRKPPGVNFESFVDKQIREAEERGEFAGLSGFGKPLADDNAPYDELWWVKQKMHREGFAALPPALALRKAAEDAAEAARTAASEAQLRRVLGEINTQIAEALARPPAGPPLNLKPFDVEAAAAEWRRNHPGRR comes from the coding sequence ATGACCGATCGCAAACCGCCGGGAGTCAACTTCGAGTCGTTCGTGGACAAGCAGATCCGCGAGGCGGAGGAACGGGGGGAGTTCGCGGGCCTGTCCGGCTTCGGCAAGCCACTCGCCGACGACAACGCGCCCTACGACGAACTCTGGTGGGTCAAGCAGAAGATGCACCGCGAGGGCTTCGCGGCGCTCCCTCCGGCCCTGGCCCTGCGCAAGGCGGCCGAGGACGCGGCGGAGGCCGCCCGTACGGCCGCGTCCGAGGCACAACTGCGGCGCGTTCTCGGGGAGATCAACACACAGATCGCGGAGGCCCTGGCCCGGCCCCCGGCCGGCCCGCCGCTGAACCTGAAGCCCTTCGACGTCGAGGCGGCGGCCGCCGAATGGCGCCGGAACCATCCGGGACGCCGCTGA
- a CDS encoding carboxyvinyl-carboxyphosphonate phosphorylmutase (COG2513 PEP phosphonomutase and related enzymes;~Members of the ICL/PEPM enzyme family catalyze either P-C or C-C bond formation/cleavage. Known members are phosphoenolpyruvate mutase (PEPM), phosphonopyruvate hydrolase (PPH), carboxyPEP mutase (CPEP mutase), oxaloacetate hydrolase (OAH), isocitrate...; cd00377;~Mg2+/Mn2+ binding site [ion binding];~Phosphoenolpyruvate phosphomutase; pfam13714;~carboxyvinyl-carboxyphosphonate phosphorylmutase [Streptomyces collinus Tu365];~identified by MetaGeneAnnotator; putative;~tetramer interface [polypeptide binding]): MSYGSALRDQIAAPGTTPLIGVFDMYSASVAAEHYDGMFVSGFGFAASYYGLPDIGFIAWPDMLGFVQRLRGAFPRHHLLVDIDDGYVDPEVACHVVEGLERIGASGVILEDQKRPRRCGHADGKQVLPLDEYLAKLEMVLQTRRDLVVVARTDATDEDDILYRAERLAATDADVVLVDGVRSVEWIRRIREVVDGKPLLFNQIAGGKSPRLSLGELSGLGVDVAIYSTPCLFAAHVAMDSALSELKRADGRLPVFDTADGVGVAASTRLLERNIARNQEPRHQQPRERVGA; encoded by the coding sequence ATGAGTTATGGCAGTGCTCTGCGCGACCAGATCGCCGCTCCGGGGACCACCCCGCTGATCGGTGTGTTCGACATGTACTCGGCGTCCGTCGCGGCCGAGCACTACGACGGGATGTTCGTGTCCGGGTTCGGGTTCGCCGCCTCGTACTACGGGCTGCCGGACATCGGGTTCATCGCCTGGCCCGACATGCTCGGCTTCGTCCAGCGGCTGCGCGGGGCCTTCCCGCGCCACCACCTGCTGGTCGACATCGACGACGGCTACGTGGACCCGGAGGTGGCCTGCCACGTCGTCGAGGGCCTGGAGCGGATCGGCGCCTCCGGGGTGATCCTCGAGGACCAGAAGCGGCCGCGCCGCTGCGGGCACGCGGACGGGAAGCAGGTGCTGCCGCTGGACGAGTACCTGGCCAAGCTGGAGATGGTGCTCCAGACCCGGCGGGACCTCGTCGTCGTGGCCCGGACGGACGCCACGGACGAGGACGACATCCTGTACCGCGCCGAGCGCCTGGCGGCCACCGACGCGGACGTCGTGCTCGTGGACGGCGTACGGAGCGTGGAGTGGATCCGCCGGATCCGCGAGGTCGTCGACGGCAAGCCGTTGCTGTTCAACCAGATCGCGGGCGGCAAGTCGCCCCGGCTGTCGCTCGGGGAACTGTCCGGACTGGGCGTGGACGTGGCGATCTACAGCACGCCGTGCCTGTTCGCCGCGCACGTGGCCATGGACTCGGCGCTGTCCGAGCTGAAGCGGGCCGACGGCCGGCTGCCGGTCTTCGACACGGCCGACGGCGTCGGGGTCGCCGCCTCCACCCGTCTCCTGGAGCGCAACATCGCCCGCAACCAGGAGCCCCGCCACCAGCAGCCGCGCGAGCGGGTGGGCGCGTGA
- a CDS encoding hypothetical protein (identified by MetaGeneAnnotator; putative;~sequence version:1), with protein MRRTRGVRRTRGGSALRGTGPLAALGLAAAVLAAGAAPALADGSLITVIDNREADSILEVDRTGNVQSGSSGSTAGSDHDGSAVDAIQALFGEAEPDDD; from the coding sequence GTGAGACGGACGCGGGGCGTGAGGCGGACGAGGGGCGGGAGCGCCCTCAGGGGTACGGGGCCGCTGGCCGCGCTCGGGCTCGCCGCGGCGGTCCTGGCGGCAGGGGCGGCGCCCGCCCTCGCCGACGGCAGCCTGATCACCGTGATCGACAACCGGGAGGCCGACTCGATCCTGGAGGTCGACCGTACGGGCAACGTGCAGTCCGGCAGCAGCGGCAGTACGGCGGGCAGCGATCACGACGGCAGCGCGGTCGACGCCATCCAGGCCCTCTTCGGCGAGGCCGAGCCGGACGACGACTGA
- a CDS encoding menaquinone via futalosine step 1 (Menaquinone biosynthesis; pfam02621;~Menaquinone via futalosine step 1 [Streptomyces venezuelae ATCC10712];~identified by MetaGeneAnnotator; putative) encodes MDNATDDHQSSRPRVGHIQFLNCLPLYWGLARTGTLLDLELTKDTPEKLSERLVRGDLDIAPVTVVEYLKHADELVALPDIAVGCDGPVMSCVIVSQRPLDQLDGARVALGSTSRTSVRLAQLLLAERHGVKPDYFTCPPDLGLMMQEADAAVLIGDAALRASLHDAPRLGLEVHDLGLMWKEWTGLPFVFAVWAVRKDFLAREPETVRDVHRAFLASRDLSLEEVAKVAEQAARWEAFDAELLERYFRTLDFRFGPDQLVGVREFARRVGPTTGFPADVRVELLGEQ; translated from the coding sequence GTGGACAATGCAACCGATGACCACCAGAGCAGCCGGCCACGAGTCGGACACATCCAGTTCCTGAACTGTCTGCCCCTCTATTGGGGCCTGGCCCGCACCGGGACGCTCCTCGATCTGGAGCTGACGAAGGACACCCCGGAGAAGCTCAGCGAGCGGCTGGTGCGCGGCGACCTCGATATCGCTCCCGTCACCGTCGTCGAATACCTCAAGCACGCCGACGAGCTGGTCGCGCTGCCGGACATCGCCGTCGGCTGCGACGGGCCCGTGATGTCCTGCGTGATCGTCTCCCAGCGGCCGCTGGACCAGCTGGACGGCGCGCGGGTCGCGCTCGGCTCGACCTCGCGTACGTCCGTACGGCTCGCGCAGCTCCTGCTCGCCGAGCGGCACGGGGTGAAGCCGGACTACTTCACCTGCCCGCCCGACCTCGGCCTCATGATGCAGGAGGCCGACGCGGCGGTGCTGATCGGCGACGCGGCGCTGCGCGCCTCGCTGCACGACGCGCCGCGGCTCGGCCTGGAGGTGCACGACCTCGGGCTGATGTGGAAGGAGTGGACGGGACTGCCGTTCGTCTTCGCCGTCTGGGCGGTCCGCAAGGACTTCCTGGCGCGCGAGCCGGAGACCGTCCGCGACGTGCACCGGGCCTTCCTGGCCTCCCGGGACCTGTCCCTGGAGGAGGTCGCCAAGGTGGCCGAGCAGGCGGCGCGCTGGGAGGCCTTCGACGCCGAGCTGCTGGAGCGGTACTTCCGGACGCTCGACTTCCGCTTCGGGCCGGATCAGCTGGTCGGTGTGCGCGAGTTCGCGCGCCGGGTCGGTCCGACGACCGGCTTTCCCGCGGACGTACGGGTGGAACTGCTCGGCGAGCAGTAG
- a CDS encoding cold shock protein scoF (Cold-Shock Protein (CSP) contains an S1-like cold-shock domain (CSD) that is foundin eukaryotes, prokaryotes, and archaea. CSP's include the major cold-shock proteins CspA and CspB in bacteria and the eukaryotic gene regulatory factor Y-box protein; cd04458;~DNA-binding site [nucleotide binding];~RNA-binding motif;~cold shock protein scoF [Streptomyces sp. Mg1];~identified by MetaGeneAnnotator; putative): MATGTVKWFNAEKGFGFIAQEGGGPDVFVHYSAINANGFRSLEENQAVSFDVTQGPKGPQAENVTAI; this comes from the coding sequence ATGGCTACCGGAACCGTGAAGTGGTTCAACGCTGAAAAGGGCTTCGGCTTCATTGCCCAGGAAGGCGGCGGCCCGGATGTCTTCGTCCACTACTCCGCGATCAACGCGAACGGCTTCCGTTCCCTCGAGGAGAACCAGGCAGTGAGCTTCGACGTCACGCAGGGCCCGAAGGGTCCGCAGGCGGAGAACGTCACCGCCATCTGA
- a CDS encoding hypothetical protein (identified by MetaGeneAnnotator; putative;~sequence version:1), translating to MLTFYLVVVALAALALAVAGVRALVNDRVPVAWLGRNVTRPRMWGAGAVLMAGAIGTVRFLPAGVDVPLLLAGLALVALSQLLARPKVQGTAG from the coding sequence ATGCTGACGTTCTATCTGGTCGTCGTCGCGCTGGCGGCGCTGGCACTCGCGGTGGCGGGCGTACGCGCTCTGGTGAACGACCGGGTCCCCGTCGCCTGGCTGGGCCGGAACGTGACCCGCCCCCGGATGTGGGGCGCGGGCGCCGTGCTGATGGCGGGGGCGATCGGAACGGTCCGCTTCCTCCCGGCCGGGGTCGACGTCCCGCTCCTGCTGGCCGGCCTCGCGCTGGTCGCCCTGTCCCAGCTCCTGGCCCGCCCGAAGGTCCAGGGCACCGCGGGCTGA
- a CDS encoding alpha/beta hydrolase fold protein (identified by MetaGeneAnnotator; putative;~sequence version:1), which translates to MPYADVNGMSLYFEEHGSAAAGTPGTTTEPPLLLLHGGFGSGESFAPLIAGGLGEGRRVITVDLQGHGRTPDVAGRPMTMEAMGDDVAALIKHLGIEKADLLGYSLGAGTAARVAVQHEELVNRLVLVSMPARRDGWFPDVTAQMDQMSESAAEFLKDSPMYALYERLAPRPEDWPVLVGKVAAMNRQDYDWTDEIAALSVPVLLVFADADGIRPAHMAEMFALLGGGLKDPGWDGGGRPASRLGVIPGASHYDLMFSPLLAPTVRSFLQ; encoded by the coding sequence ATGCCCTACGCCGACGTCAACGGAATGTCCCTGTACTTCGAGGAGCACGGTTCCGCCGCGGCCGGCACCCCCGGAACCACCACCGAGCCGCCCCTCCTCCTGCTCCACGGCGGGTTCGGGTCCGGCGAGAGCTTCGCGCCGCTGATCGCCGGCGGCCTGGGGGAGGGGCGGCGGGTGATCACCGTGGACCTCCAGGGCCACGGACGTACCCCCGACGTCGCCGGCCGCCCCATGACCATGGAGGCGATGGGCGACGACGTCGCCGCGCTGATCAAGCACCTCGGCATCGAGAAGGCCGACCTCCTCGGCTACTCCCTCGGCGCCGGCACCGCCGCCCGCGTCGCCGTCCAGCACGAGGAACTGGTCAACCGCCTCGTCCTCGTCTCGATGCCCGCGCGCCGCGACGGCTGGTTCCCCGACGTCACGGCGCAGATGGACCAGATGAGCGAGAGCGCGGCGGAGTTCCTCAAGGACTCCCCGATGTACGCGCTCTACGAGCGGCTGGCGCCCCGCCCCGAGGACTGGCCGGTCCTCGTCGGCAAGGTCGCCGCGATGAACCGGCAGGACTACGACTGGACCGACGAGATCGCGGCCCTCTCCGTGCCCGTCCTCCTCGTCTTCGCCGACGCCGACGGCATCCGCCCCGCCCACATGGCCGAGATGTTCGCCCTGCTCGGTGGCGGCCTCAAGGACCCGGGCTGGGACGGCGGCGGCCGCCCCGCCTCCCGGCTGGGCGTGATCCCCGGCGCCTCGCACTACGACCTGATGTTCTCGCCGCTCCTCGCGCCGACCGTGCGGTCCTTCCTCCAGTGA
- a CDS encoding peptidase S8/S53 subtilisin kexin sedolisin (identified by MetaGeneAnnotator; putative;~sequence version:1): MPLVVRGGSREIPPGRICLTERPFIWPSRLPPGHYCTLATVDTPAHPLSRLPSFNSTAAYLNWVRYTPNACWRNVDVIPCRQTDYVITDLAVTNLNDTPTRFVFGVSGVDLPNGTATFSNADQQAPFSLTAPIYAPGSDEGYTRSIVLPADYRGTVTVVIRLDQPLPCDARIVLRAYNPVTGAAGELERRLAVPRAGVPGLQDALFLEVGAFTFVAVDSQ, encoded by the coding sequence GTGCCGCTCGTCGTGCGTGGCGGCTCCAGGGAGATCCCGCCCGGACGGATCTGCCTCACCGAGCGGCCGTTCATCTGGCCGAGCCGGCTTCCGCCGGGGCACTACTGCACGCTCGCCACCGTGGACACGCCCGCCCACCCCCTGTCCCGGCTGCCCTCGTTCAATTCGACCGCCGCCTACCTGAACTGGGTCAGGTACACGCCCAACGCCTGCTGGCGCAACGTCGACGTCATCCCGTGCCGGCAGACGGACTACGTCATCACCGACCTGGCCGTCACCAACCTGAACGACACCCCGACGCGATTCGTCTTCGGGGTCTCCGGCGTCGACCTGCCCAACGGCACGGCGACCTTCTCCAACGCCGACCAGCAGGCCCCGTTCAGCCTGACGGCGCCGATCTACGCGCCGGGCAGCGACGAGGGGTACACGCGCTCGATCGTCCTGCCCGCCGACTACCGCGGCACGGTCACGGTCGTGATCCGGCTCGACCAGCCCCTCCCCTGCGACGCCCGGATCGTGCTGCGCGCCTACAACCCGGTGACCGGCGCCGCGGGAGAGCTCGAACGACGACTCGCCGTCCCCCGCGCCGGCGTCCCCGGACTTCAGGACGCCCTGTTCCTCGAAGTCGGCGCGTTCACCTTCGTCGCCGTGGACAGTCAGTGA
- a CDS encoding hypothetical protein (identified by MetaGeneAnnotator; putative;~sequence version:1): MTRHLSRSPFSRLPRAVAAGTALTTLTALALLTGCSSSDDGDAVSFDTPRHSPAGRQQAAAATRPGNSEAKTPVPRTVFPTGPEASFTTAATLDDGTKIGVTELHGAKSGFTGKVWVWAPKQYFDPKYADSGFPVLISLPGSYGYPVNYWMGKDLGLQSNISRWSEEGKGLPFIVVMPVLNPDNKHYYDGSDIPGQPRMGTWLSEDVPDFVQANFRTFASRDGWAFMGSSSGGFAGLKAVLQRPDRFKAVIASGPDTVPDSPLWRGYEAQKQANNPERLATALAQKPDTPGNRVYLAFQIGTKETSIKMLKHFIQAYTNKGPVKSHLQVIQNGGHNARTYIKGMDEGSIAWISQYLQGPVASSS; the protein is encoded by the coding sequence ATGACACGTCATCTCTCCCGGAGTCCCTTCTCCCGCCTCCCCCGCGCGGTCGCCGCCGGCACGGCGCTGACGACCCTGACGGCACTGGCCCTGCTGACCGGCTGCTCGTCGTCGGACGACGGCGACGCGGTCTCCTTCGACACGCCGCGCCACTCTCCGGCCGGCCGCCAGCAGGCGGCGGCCGCCACCCGTCCGGGGAATTCGGAGGCGAAGACTCCGGTGCCCCGGACGGTCTTCCCGACCGGCCCCGAGGCGAGCTTCACGACCGCCGCCACCCTGGACGACGGCACGAAGATCGGCGTCACGGAACTCCACGGCGCGAAGTCCGGATTCACGGGAAAGGTGTGGGTCTGGGCGCCGAAGCAGTATTTCGATCCGAAGTACGCGGACAGCGGCTTCCCGGTACTCATCTCGCTGCCCGGCAGCTACGGCTATCCGGTGAATTACTGGATGGGCAAGGACCTCGGACTGCAATCGAACATCAGCCGGTGGTCGGAGGAGGGGAAAGGCCTTCCGTTCATCGTCGTGATGCCTGTTCTCAACCCCGACAACAAGCATTATTACGATGGGAGTGATATTCCGGGACAGCCGAGAATGGGCACCTGGCTGAGCGAGGACGTGCCGGATTTCGTACAGGCGAATTTCCGTACGTTCGCGTCCCGCGACGGCTGGGCCTTCATGGGCTCGTCCTCGGGCGGGTTCGCCGGGCTCAAGGCCGTCCTGCAGAGACCGGACCGCTTCAAGGCGGTCATCGCCTCCGGTCCGGACACCGTCCCGGACTCGCCGCTGTGGCGGGGGTACGAGGCACAGAAGCAGGCCAACAACCCGGAGCGGCTGGCCACGGCCTTGGCGCAGAAGCCCGACACGCCCGGGAACCGGGTCTATCTGGCGTTCCAGATCGGCACCAAGGAGACCAGCATCAAGATGCTGAAGCACTTCATCCAGGCCTATACGAACAAGGGTCCGGTGAAATCCCACCTCCAGGTGATCCAGAACGGCGGGCACAACGCCCGGACCTACATCAAGGGCATGGACGAGGGCTCGATCGCCTGGATCAGCCAGTACCTCCAGGGCCCGGTCGCCTCGTCGTCCTGA
- a CDS encoding hypothetical protein (identified by MetaGeneAnnotator; putative;~sequence version:1): MKSAELLLDAFGRIQEAVHEAVEGLSVDELAVRVDPDANSIGWLVWHLTRVTDDHLADAFDTGQAWTGEDWSGRFGLPFPDGDVGFGHDSAQVAAVRADAGLLLGYHDAVHARVLDQVGSVTAAGLDRVVDTRWTPHVTLGPRLISLVAEGNQHAGQAAYIRGIVERRRTS; the protein is encoded by the coding sequence ATGAAGAGCGCCGAGCTGCTGCTGGATGCCTTCGGCAGGATCCAGGAAGCCGTGCACGAGGCCGTCGAGGGCCTGTCGGTCGACGAGCTGGCCGTGCGGGTCGATCCGGACGCCAACTCCATCGGCTGGCTGGTCTGGCATCTGACCCGGGTCACGGACGATCATCTGGCCGACGCGTTCGACACCGGGCAGGCGTGGACCGGCGAGGACTGGTCCGGGCGCTTCGGGCTGCCCTTCCCGGACGGGGACGTCGGCTTCGGCCACGACAGCGCGCAGGTCGCCGCCGTCCGCGCCGACGCCGGCCTGCTCCTCGGCTACCACGACGCCGTGCACGCGCGCGTCCTCGACCAGGTCGGCTCCGTCACCGCCGCCGGCCTGGACCGCGTCGTCGACACCCGCTGGACCCCGCACGTCACCCTGGGCCCGCGCCTGATCAGCCTCGTCGCCGAGGGCAACCAGCACGCGGGCCAGGCGGCGTACATCCGCGGGATCGTGGAGCGCCGCCGCACCTCGTGA
- a CDS encoding hemerythrin HHE cation binding domain-containing protein (identified by MetaGeneAnnotator; putative;~sequence version:1): MASRHDGDRVVALSLQLSQAHEELLRQLRGIRAGLGTRRLDDDVLLTHCLAFCTALTAHHEGEDEGMFAELVRVRPDLDPTVDKLVEDHGLISSLLSRVGELADRAAESYGPDLRAIGGELDGLAAIMESHFGYEERAISRALDGGVPEEGWSDRVFRFAAE; encoded by the coding sequence GTGGCCTCCCGTCATGACGGCGACCGTGTGGTCGCCCTGAGTCTTCAACTCTCCCAAGCGCACGAAGAACTGCTGCGCCAACTCCGCGGGATCCGCGCCGGCCTCGGCACACGCCGACTGGACGACGATGTGCTCCTCACCCACTGCCTGGCCTTCTGCACGGCCTTGACCGCGCACCACGAGGGCGAGGACGAGGGCATGTTCGCCGAGCTGGTGCGGGTACGGCCGGACCTCGACCCGACCGTCGACAAGCTCGTCGAGGATCACGGCCTCATCTCCTCGCTCCTCTCCCGCGTCGGCGAACTCGCCGACCGGGCCGCCGAATCGTACGGCCCGGACCTGCGAGCGATCGGCGGTGAGCTGGACGGGCTGGCCGCGATCATGGAGTCCCACTTCGGCTACGAGGAACGGGCGATCAGCCGGGCGTTGGACGGCGGAGTGCCCGAGGAGGGCTGGTCGGACCGGGTGTTCCGGTTCGCGGCGGAGTGA
- a CDS encoding tetR family transcriptional regulator (Bacterial regulatory proteins, tetR family; pfam00440;~TetR family transcriptional regulator [Actinoplanes sp. N902-109];~Transcriptional regulator [Transcription]; COG1309;~identified by MetaGeneAnnotator; putative): MAAEQQRRRKRRTPEQARAEILDAATDLIARHGPDGVGLRKVAEAVGVTHGLVTHYFGTYRALVRAVLKRENERKRDLVRERMRADGQVPYADGMTRVLFEILGDERYVRLWAWSQLHDWDVGKTPGSPTHLSRLVDAIEAGVHSVLPPPKGPDRARIETVVLLAMSGAYGYALGRRYWQTDLGHDPDEPGRDDAFRTALTATLADYLEGHTP, from the coding sequence ATGGCCGCGGAACAGCAGCGCCGCCGCAAGCGGCGCACACCCGAGCAGGCCCGCGCCGAGATCCTGGACGCCGCCACCGACCTCATCGCCCGCCACGGGCCCGACGGCGTCGGACTGCGCAAGGTCGCCGAGGCGGTGGGGGTGACGCACGGGCTGGTCACGCACTACTTCGGCACGTACCGCGCCCTCGTACGGGCCGTGCTGAAGCGCGAGAACGAACGCAAGCGGGACCTCGTACGGGAGCGCATGCGCGCGGACGGGCAGGTGCCGTACGCGGACGGGATGACACGGGTCCTGTTCGAGATCCTGGGCGACGAACGGTACGTACGGCTGTGGGCGTGGTCCCAGCTCCACGACTGGGACGTCGGGAAGACGCCCGGCTCCCCCACCCACCTCTCCCGGCTCGTCGACGCGATCGAGGCCGGCGTCCACAGCGTGCTCCCGCCGCCGAAGGGGCCGGACCGGGCGCGGATCGAGACGGTCGTGCTCCTCGCCATGTCCGGCGCGTACGGCTACGCCCTCGGCCGGCGCTACTGGCAGACCGACCTCGGGCACGACCCCGACGAGCCGGGCCGCGACGACGCGTTCCGTACCGCCCTGACCGCCACGCTCGCCGACTATCTCGAAGGACACACGCCATGA